In one window of Pieris brassicae chromosome 10, ilPieBrab1.1, whole genome shotgun sequence DNA:
- the LOC123715670 gene encoding uncharacterized protein LOC123715670 isoform X1 codes for MERVDNKNMKELKSILSKMSLNVCCVLALPEFGVKWTDVIRGVRNSRLRMEPASVAKVLCNYAHRAFLPEDLADLIASLRLKLVTTQPRTWHVIKLVNKNDDEPTLLSPNLSFFLKQALKTTKICKNRRPQIQTFKMNSLLYISVQMQGPSPVYMAVPLQGDVALVSALRSGVIGALVKGLGYEIYEDVSLSGQDIDSLLRIYNTGNTNRAEHLSGLPEYNPAPIITKSGIDYTGKAYDEHYVQQIIGPDPPIVRMLKIKTEKEYFDCNILNKKIKMEMNLKSEDVAKSLMHWAKLGAIPPTSELFHIFHKTKSNNFVYQGDMND; via the exons atgGAGCGTGTCGATAATAAga ACATGAAAGAGCTGAAAAGCATCCTATCAAAGATGTCACTCAATGTGTGCTGTGTTTTGGCATTGCCTGAATTTGGAGTTAAATGGACAGATGTGATCCGAGGGGTGCGTAATTCAAGGCTGAGAATGGAGCCGGCAAGTGTGGCTAAGGTCCTGTGTAATTATGCTCACAGAGCTTTTCTTCCGGAGGATTTAGCTGACTTGATTGCAAGTCTGAGACTAAAAT tgGTCACAACCCAACCTAGGACATGgcatgtaattaaattagtcAACAAAAATGATGATGAACCAACTTTACTATCTCCAAAtttatccttttttttaaaacaagcattaaaaactacaaaaatttgcaaaaatCGCCGACCTCAG atacaaacatttaaaatgaacagtcttttatatataagtgttCAAATGCAAGGCCCAAGTCCAGTTTACATGGCTGTACCTTTACAAGGAGATGTTGCTTTGGTTAGTGCCTTACGGTCTGGTGTAATTGGAGCACTTGTTAAAG GACTAGGCTACGAAATATATGAAGATGTGTCTCTTAGCGGCCAAGACATCGACTCCCTTCTTCGAATATACAACACAGGCAACACCAATCGGGCTGAACATCTATCTGGGTTGCCAGAATACAATCCAGCACCAATAATAACTAAGTCGGGCATAGATTATACAGGCAAAGCATATGATGAACATTATGTGCAACAAATTATTGGACCAGACCCACCTATCGTGAGgatgttgaaaataaaaacggaAAAGGAATACTTTGATTGTAACAT attaaacaagaaaataaaaatggaaatgAACTTGAAGTCGGAAGACGTAGCAAAATCCCTTATGCATTGGGCCAAGTTGGGTGCGATTCCTCCGACGTCTGAATTATtccatatatttcataaaactaaatcaaacAATTTCGTTTACCAGGGAGATATGAAtgattag
- the LOC123715670 gene encoding uncharacterized protein LOC123715670 isoform X2 yields the protein MKELKSILSKMSLNVCCVLALPEFGVKWTDVIRGVRNSRLRMEPASVAKVLCNYAHRAFLPEDLADLIASLRLKLVTTQPRTWHVIKLVNKNDDEPTLLSPNLSFFLKQALKTTKICKNRRPQIQTFKMNSLLYISVQMQGPSPVYMAVPLQGDVALVSALRSGVIGALVKGLGYEIYEDVSLSGQDIDSLLRIYNTGNTNRAEHLSGLPEYNPAPIITKSGIDYTGKAYDEHYVQQIIGPDPPIVRMLKIKTEKEYFDCNILNKKIKMEMNLKSEDVAKSLMHWAKLGAIPPTSELFHIFHKTKSNNFVYQGDMND from the exons ATGAAAGAGCTGAAAAGCATCCTATCAAAGATGTCACTCAATGTGTGCTGTGTTTTGGCATTGCCTGAATTTGGAGTTAAATGGACAGATGTGATCCGAGGGGTGCGTAATTCAAGGCTGAGAATGGAGCCGGCAAGTGTGGCTAAGGTCCTGTGTAATTATGCTCACAGAGCTTTTCTTCCGGAGGATTTAGCTGACTTGATTGCAAGTCTGAGACTAAAAT tgGTCACAACCCAACCTAGGACATGgcatgtaattaaattagtcAACAAAAATGATGATGAACCAACTTTACTATCTCCAAAtttatccttttttttaaaacaagcattaaaaactacaaaaatttgcaaaaatCGCCGACCTCAG atacaaacatttaaaatgaacagtcttttatatataagtgttCAAATGCAAGGCCCAAGTCCAGTTTACATGGCTGTACCTTTACAAGGAGATGTTGCTTTGGTTAGTGCCTTACGGTCTGGTGTAATTGGAGCACTTGTTAAAG GACTAGGCTACGAAATATATGAAGATGTGTCTCTTAGCGGCCAAGACATCGACTCCCTTCTTCGAATATACAACACAGGCAACACCAATCGGGCTGAACATCTATCTGGGTTGCCAGAATACAATCCAGCACCAATAATAACTAAGTCGGGCATAGATTATACAGGCAAAGCATATGATGAACATTATGTGCAACAAATTATTGGACCAGACCCACCTATCGTGAGgatgttgaaaataaaaacggaAAAGGAATACTTTGATTGTAACAT attaaacaagaaaataaaaatggaaatgAACTTGAAGTCGGAAGACGTAGCAAAATCCCTTATGCATTGGGCCAAGTTGGGTGCGATTCCTCCGACGTCTGAATTATtccatatatttcataaaactaaatcaaacAATTTCGTTTACCAGGGAGATATGAAtgattag